The Desulfitobacterium chlororespirans DSM 11544 genome includes a region encoding these proteins:
- a CDS encoding collagen binding domain-containing protein has protein sequence MFFRKSKSKARIAVLVILAMLMQAVGPIAPVFAATGGESFRIVDKNIAEGTAYLDWEFTIDPDDPVTVYSYAGGFTLNEAAGAELRAADGTVLGSYHVTTAGALTVTIDQELYAGPADEQGKVDPAPAEPEESIEPEKPAEPEGPVTAEESGPETAEEGAVPESAPNPEAPAESPEGEATGAPATPTEPAAPAEETEPGEPAAVPAEPETMEPAAPQAPAAPEEPQALGEYAVQTFTGTIVLPGAVETPGLVGKIMGLLRVASTGKDLKNIFTFKSLTLDGKEIAENQVIEINAGTEVGINFTWDTSKCEEPKKGDWATTSLPDIFAHTTWDNKDIEVSDGSDGKIVVGQYSASGGELKFVFNEKIESGEVINGTVGFGLKFNLEKFRTDVVQEIKFSGLEEKTLTIIAQPAKTASDISKRGAPDSTTDPKSITWTIDLANSGGSAISNAALTDEIPEGLILKADSVTVHALTVGQDGGLYKGGVVSATQDTTSGLKIAFAEIVPYKGYRVEYTTTIEDYKKLSFKNEASLAYDEKNSPASVTVTFTRSNPIEKGGSYNKGTGKIDWTIDVNKSGSTIENAEVAEALPDGLTLTKDSIKIKKLTKSGDNWIEGESGKSSATFPIELDSIGPGDVYRIEFSTDIDYTKINDGNYQENNKFTNTAELKGGTAGTIVFGTATKEVSIDRKPIIEKTQIGNITYTKKELTWQLEINEAKHQLSNVEIVDTLPAGLSIAKENIKAYQVTDGTATVSNILSEDKIDISDSDEGTTIVTMKLGNINTEHYRIQYTTTVTDLGKPNFPNQAKMTGTGIEGGKWILNPVTIVVPSTSYTKAFDGIDYNAKTISWKLVVDPQREPIKELTITDTFPDKGLILLPNDKFTVELGGLTLVAGEEGDYTLAANGGGYNQGFILKFAEKYKDDDKALNQVITIKYKTSYDPEAGIEAHTGENEKYINKAQFTGTTKSNIGINVEKNAEITVRTDSWNTGKKEGQLVSLNSDGTIMKKGEWVSGAKRAIAWQVYINYQKQKLGTGISVTDTLDYEGVIDQGSIKISVYDVKSDGNTTIKNDSELESEKYTVTPNEDKEFTLKFAEGFEVNERYVIQFLTSVPDISAVNYKNKATVNVGGKESSYTATIGYNNYNKFLKKEKNDPTVTNVYTGDELDWEVKINESLSVIKEAKIVDTISAGLAYVNGSLKVYKLVGTQEELQTTGYTLEPPTLPDGPAVLTIKYTKDVDATFVVKYKTVVTATNANNLNNKVTFTGTEISVTPLETQKLTAKQFSYVGGQLDPKKGAIRITKKDVEENKVITNNEAKFTLWYKLNELWQQFGGDNQEFTTDKGVLTIGGLPLREYELREATPPIGYQGLPEPLKILVDKKYNSNEANIITEEVLNTKLKIDVTATKVWENAPDKKPTIWLKLYRQIGADGATEAPGAEIKKLANGTTTAVWSGMDKTNIEGKDYTYLVQEVDADGNDYKPGDPGDYNKQETGLTVTNTYIYVSAKTEITGTKVWQGGPEVKPDIQLQLYQNNQPLDEPVTLTNGTTTYTWKDLDKTDPYKVDYQYRIDEVKTPPNYGKSISLDGLTITNTYHSPQTAITGSKIWEGGPSIRPAIQLQLYRNGAAFGEPVELADSKLSHIWNGLATGYIYTVDEVKVPVGYTKTIAPDGLTITNTYSVVKEYAIDLNANPPIIVGDGKSETVLTARITDEKGDPVAGVEIVFEAPVGTFLGDPQNPQEGQRTGVTDENGEVRLLYSSEKIEGIESQVIPVLATVTDPEKGIYATDTIKITFEPSAITGVVTDNLTGQTIPGAKIVVTKDFDGDGIIDFRGECITGPDGKYKIPIPKGDTVYDVEITKLILINGEPVDVSFKQKAEAGEVNAAQGDEEFPAQETFTGVIITRDKDGRERIAGRGTDEKIVLRQVTAEGTGGKEAEVDPKTGVFTIEELAKGQTYEFVMTMEVEGQELIMGKIVVQLNTDGQISIHEELIDPYGTITDSETGKILKDVDVELFYADTPRNKAKGRTPHTKVILPILPGFAPNENENPQLSTSTTVFNDHPSVKDHGNYAWMVFPETDYYIKGTKTGYNTYTSPTISVDFDVVKYDFAMKPLDSGGDGDSDSSDDSDSGSGGGDITPTPTDPGENTKPAVPGPTPTTPGTGTPEISEKPIDTQKPVETQHPANLQTSTDPSDRQEAGTPAAGGNQGTDETPVDGKGTLPKTGENGNSGYYMLGMLFIALGLYLGRRRTI, from the coding sequence GTGTTTTTTCGCAAAAGCAAAAGTAAAGCTAGGATAGCTGTTCTTGTTATCCTGGCCATGCTTATGCAGGCAGTAGGACCGATAGCACCGGTCTTCGCCGCAACCGGAGGGGAAAGTTTTCGCATAGTGGACAAAAATATTGCTGAGGGCACAGCCTATCTGGACTGGGAATTTACCATTGATCCGGACGATCCGGTAACAGTGTATTCCTATGCGGGAGGATTTACTCTGAACGAAGCAGCAGGCGCTGAACTCAGGGCGGCGGACGGCACAGTGCTGGGCAGCTATCATGTCACCACAGCAGGAGCATTGACCGTCACCATCGACCAGGAGCTTTACGCTGGTCCGGCCGACGAGCAGGGGAAAGTGGACCCGGCCCCGGCAGAGCCGGAGGAGTCCATAGAGCCGGAGAAGCCGGCAGAACCGGAGGGGCCGGTAACGGCGGAGGAATCTGGGCCGGAGACGGCGGAGGAAGGTGCCGTTCCGGAGAGTGCCCCGAATCCTGAAGCCCCGGCAGAATCCCCAGAGGGAGAAGCCACCGGGGCGCCGGCAACACCAACTGAACCTGCAGCACCGGCGGAAGAGACAGAACCGGGAGAACCAGCGGCAGTACCTGCTGAACCTGAAACGATGGAACCCGCGGCACCTCAAGCCCCTGCGGCACCCGAGGAGCCTCAAGCCCTCGGTGAATATGCGGTCCAAACTTTCACCGGCACCATCGTCCTTCCCGGAGCGGTGGAGACCCCCGGCCTGGTCGGTAAGATCATGGGGCTGCTGAGAGTGGCGAGCACCGGTAAGGATTTGAAGAATATTTTTACGTTTAAGTCTCTTACACTAGATGGGAAAGAGATAGCGGAGAACCAGGTTATTGAGATCAATGCTGGCACAGAGGTAGGAATAAACTTTACCTGGGACACAAGCAAATGTGAGGAGCCTAAAAAGGGTGATTGGGCAACAACCTCATTGCCTGATATTTTTGCGCACACCACATGGGACAATAAGGATATTGAAGTATCTGATGGAAGCGACGGCAAAATTGTAGTTGGTCAATACAGCGCCAGTGGCGGTGAGTTGAAATTTGTCTTCAATGAAAAGATTGAGTCGGGTGAGGTAATAAACGGTACTGTAGGCTTTGGTTTGAAATTTAATCTGGAGAAATTTCGCACAGATGTGGTGCAAGAGATTAAGTTTAGCGGTTTAGAAGAGAAGACGCTTACCATAATTGCCCAGCCGGCCAAAACGGCAAGTGACATAAGTAAAAGAGGCGCTCCCGACAGCACAACAGATCCCAAGAGTATCACCTGGACCATCGATCTGGCTAATTCGGGTGGTAGCGCAATAAGTAATGCTGCACTTACGGACGAGATACCTGAAGGCTTGATATTGAAAGCAGATAGCGTCACGGTGCATGCCTTAACCGTCGGCCAAGATGGCGGGTTGTATAAAGGTGGTGTAGTTTCGGCAACACAGGATACAACGAGTGGGCTGAAAATAGCCTTTGCAGAGATAGTTCCTTACAAAGGTTATAGAGTTGAATATACCACCACAATCGAAGATTACAAGAAACTGTCGTTCAAAAATGAAGCTTCTCTGGCCTATGATGAGAAAAACTCACCGGCAAGTGTGACAGTAACCTTCACAAGAAGCAACCCTATAGAAAAGGGAGGCAGCTACAATAAGGGTACAGGCAAAATAGATTGGACAATCGATGTCAATAAATCAGGCAGCACGATAGAAAATGCTGAAGTTGCTGAGGCACTACCTGACGGCTTAACTCTAACGAAAGACTCTATAAAGATAAAAAAGCTGACTAAAAGCGGCGATAATTGGATTGAGGGAGAGTCGGGTAAAAGCTCTGCTACATTTCCAATTGAGCTGGACAGCATAGGGCCGGGCGATGTCTACAGGATTGAGTTCTCAACGGATATCGACTACACGAAGATAAATGATGGTAATTACCAAGAGAACAATAAATTTACCAATACAGCGGAGCTGAAGGGTGGAACTGCGGGTACGATAGTATTTGGCACTGCTACGAAAGAGGTAAGCATTGACAGGAAGCCAATTATCGAAAAAACGCAAATAGGCAATATAACTTATACAAAGAAAGAACTTACCTGGCAATTGGAGATCAATGAAGCCAAACATCAGCTTAGCAATGTCGAAATAGTAGATACTTTACCGGCAGGCCTGAGCATTGCAAAGGAGAATATTAAAGCCTATCAGGTAACAGATGGCACAGCCACGGTAAGTAACATATTAAGTGAAGACAAGATAGACATAAGCGATAGCGATGAAGGCACCACAATAGTTACCATGAAGCTAGGCAACATCAATACCGAGCATTACCGGATACAATACACCACAACGGTAACGGACCTTGGTAAACCCAACTTTCCAAATCAGGCTAAAATGACAGGCACCGGTATTGAAGGAGGGAAGTGGATATTAAATCCAGTAACCATAGTTGTACCTTCTACCTCATATACAAAGGCCTTTGACGGAATAGATTATAATGCTAAGACCATCTCTTGGAAGCTCGTGGTCGATCCCCAAAGAGAGCCGATAAAAGAGCTTACAATCACCGATACCTTCCCTGATAAAGGGCTGATCCTATTGCCGAATGATAAATTTACAGTAGAACTAGGCGGCTTAACACTAGTTGCAGGTGAGGAAGGAGATTACACTCTTGCGGCAAATGGCGGTGGATACAACCAGGGCTTCATCCTCAAATTTGCTGAGAAGTATAAAGATGATGACAAGGCCTTAAATCAAGTTATAACCATTAAGTATAAAACTTCCTATGATCCCGAAGCAGGGATTGAAGCTCATACAGGAGAGAACGAAAAGTATATAAACAAAGCCCAATTTACCGGTACAACAAAAAGCAACATAGGAATAAATGTTGAAAAAAACGCGGAAATTACCGTTCGCACGGACTCATGGAATACCGGTAAAAAAGAAGGGCAGTTGGTATCTCTTAACTCAGACGGCACTATTATGAAGAAAGGCGAATGGGTCAGCGGTGCTAAGCGTGCGATAGCCTGGCAGGTGTATATCAACTATCAAAAGCAGAAGCTAGGAACTGGTATTTCAGTAACCGACACCTTAGATTATGAGGGAGTTATTGACCAAGGCAGCATCAAGATCTCAGTCTATGACGTTAAATCCGATGGCAATACCACGATTAAGAACGACTCAGAACTTGAGAGTGAGAAGTATACGGTAACCCCTAATGAAGACAAAGAATTCACTCTAAAATTTGCAGAGGGCTTTGAGGTAAACGAAAGATACGTTATACAATTCCTAACTTCGGTCCCGGATATATCAGCTGTGAACTACAAAAACAAGGCAACAGTTAATGTTGGCGGGAAGGAATCTTCTTATACTGCCACTATTGGCTATAACAACTATAATAAATTCCTGAAAAAAGAGAAAAATGATCCGACCGTTACCAATGTTTATACCGGGGATGAATTGGACTGGGAAGTAAAAATCAATGAAAGCTTATCAGTAATCAAAGAGGCCAAGATTGTCGATACCATAAGTGCAGGCCTGGCATATGTAAATGGCAGCCTCAAAGTCTATAAGCTGGTAGGCACCCAGGAAGAACTACAAACTACAGGCTATACCCTTGAGCCGCCGACATTACCAGACGGCCCAGCGGTCCTGACCATCAAGTATACAAAAGATGTAGATGCTACTTTCGTTGTCAAATACAAAACAGTAGTCACAGCAACAAACGCTAATAATTTAAACAATAAGGTAACCTTTACAGGCACCGAAATAAGCGTAACCCCCTTAGAAACGCAAAAATTGACCGCTAAGCAGTTCTCCTATGTCGGTGGCCAGCTGGATCCGAAAAAAGGTGCGATCAGGATCACCAAAAAGGATGTCGAAGAAAATAAGGTTATCACCAACAATGAAGCTAAGTTCACCTTATGGTATAAACTCAACGAGCTATGGCAGCAATTTGGTGGCGATAATCAAGAATTCACCACGGATAAGGGCGTGCTGACCATAGGTGGGTTACCCTTAAGGGAATATGAGCTTCGAGAAGCAACACCTCCCATAGGATATCAAGGATTGCCAGAGCCACTGAAAATACTGGTTGACAAGAAATACAATAGCAATGAAGCCAATATTATAACCGAAGAAGTCCTTAACACAAAACTAAAGATTGACGTTACCGCAACCAAGGTCTGGGAAAACGCTCCAGATAAAAAACCCACGATCTGGCTTAAATTATATCGCCAAATAGGTGCGGATGGGGCAACAGAAGCTCCGGGGGCGGAAATAAAAAAACTGGCAAACGGCACGACAACAGCTGTCTGGAGCGGTATGGACAAAACAAATATTGAGGGTAAAGACTATACCTATTTAGTCCAAGAAGTAGATGCCGACGGAAATGACTATAAACCGGGCGACCCAGGCGACTATAACAAACAAGAGACAGGTCTAACAGTTACCAACACCTACATTTATGTATCCGCCAAGACCGAGATCACAGGAACCAAAGTCTGGCAGGGTGGGCCGGAAGTCAAACCGGACATCCAATTGCAGCTTTATCAAAATAACCAACCTTTAGACGAGCCTGTGACCTTGACGAATGGAACAACGACCTATACTTGGAAGGACTTAGACAAAACGGATCCCTACAAGGTCGATTACCAATATCGCATCGACGAAGTGAAGACCCCGCCCAACTACGGCAAATCCATCTCCCTAGACGGACTCACTATTACCAACACCTATCACTCCCCTCAGACAGCCATTACCGGCAGCAAAATCTGGGAGGGAGGGCCGAGTATCCGGCCGGCCATTCAGCTTCAGCTGTACCGTAACGGTGCGGCCTTTGGCGAACCGGTGGAGCTGGCGGACAGTAAGCTCAGCCACATCTGGAACGGCTTGGCAACCGGCTATATTTATACAGTAGATGAAGTAAAAGTCCCCGTCGGCTACACCAAGACCATTGCCCCGGATGGACTCACTATCACCAACACCTACAGTGTAGTCAAGGAATATGCCATCGACCTTAATGCCAATCCCCCCATCATCGTCGGTGACGGCAAATCCGAGACCGTTCTGACCGCTCGGATTACCGATGAAAAGGGTGATCCCGTGGCCGGCGTGGAAATCGTGTTTGAAGCACCTGTGGGCACCTTCCTGGGCGACCCCCAGAACCCTCAGGAAGGCCAGCGGACCGGAGTGACCGATGAGAATGGGGAAGTCCGGCTCCTCTACAGCTCCGAGAAAATCGAGGGCATCGAGTCCCAGGTGATTCCGGTGCTGGCCACCGTGACCGATCCGGAAAAAGGAATTTACGCCACAGATACCATCAAGATCACCTTTGAACCGTCAGCCATTACCGGGGTCGTCACAGACAATCTAACGGGCCAGACTATCCCGGGAGCCAAAATTGTGGTCACGAAGGACTTCGACGGTGACGGCATCATAGACTTCAGAGGGGAGTGCATCACCGGCCCTGACGGCAAATACAAAATCCCTATTCCGAAAGGGGATACGGTATACGACGTCGAAATCACCAAACTCATCCTCATCAACGGTGAACCGGTCGATGTCAGCTTTAAGCAAAAAGCGGAAGCCGGCGAAGTGAACGCCGCTCAGGGTGACGAAGAATTCCCGGCCCAGGAAACCTTTACAGGGGTCATTATCACCAGGGATAAGGACGGCAGGGAGCGGATCGCCGGCCGGGGCACCGATGAAAAAATCGTGCTCAGGCAAGTAACCGCAGAAGGCACTGGCGGCAAAGAAGCTGAGGTAGATCCGAAAACTGGTGTTTTTACCATCGAGGAATTGGCCAAAGGTCAAACTTATGAATTTGTGATGACCATGGAAGTAGAGGGCCAAGAGCTGATCATGGGTAAAATCGTCGTTCAGCTTAATACTGACGGGCAGATCAGCATTCACGAAGAGCTGATCGACCCCTACGGTACAATTACTGACAGTGAGACCGGTAAGATCTTGAAAGATGTGGACGTAGAATTATTTTACGCAGATACTCCCCGAAACAAGGCTAAGGGGAGAACACCTCATACCAAGGTAATTCTGCCCATACTGCCGGGCTTTGCGCCCAACGAGAATGAAAATCCCCAGCTGAGTACCTCTACAACCGTATTTAATGATCACCCAAGTGTCAAAGACCATGGCAACTACGCCTGGATGGTCTTCCCCGAAACAGATTATTATATCAAAGGCACCAAGACCGGTTATAACACGTATACCAGCCCCACGATTTCGGTTGACTTTGATGTAGTCAAGTATGATTTCGCCATGAAGCCCCTTGATTCCGGTGGCGATGGCGACAGTGACAGCAGTGACGACAGTGACAGTGGCAGTGGCGGCGGAGATATTACGCCAACACCGACCGACCCTGGTGAAAACACAAAACCGGCAGTGCCCGGGCCAACACCAACTACCCCGGGAACCGGCACACCGGAAATTTCTGAAAAGCCGATAGATACCCAAAAACCGGTAGAAACACAGCATCCTGCAAATCTGCAAACATCCACCGACCCGTCAGACAGACAGGAGGCAGGGACACCGGCAGCAGGGGGTAATCAAGGTACAGACGAAACCCCGGTGGACGGCAAAGGGACCTTGCCGAAGACCGGTGAAAACGGCAATTCAGGATATTACATGCTGGGAATGCTGTTCATTGCCCTGGGGCTTTATTTAGGGAGAAGAAGAACGATATAG
- the dnaK gene encoding molecular chaperone DnaK, with the protein MGKVIGIDLGTTNSCVAVMEGGEAVVITNAEGNRTTPSVVGFSKTGERLAGQVAKRQAVSNPDKTVLSIKRHMGTDYKVNIDDKSYSPQEISAMILQKLRADAEAYLGQTVTEAVITVPAYFTDAQRQATKDAGTIAGLEVKRIINEPTAAALAYGLDKQEDQTVLVFDLGGGTFDVSLLELSQGMVEVKATSGNNKLGGDDFDQRLIDYMVAEFKKDQGVDLAKDRVALQRLKEAAEKAKVELSGVSTTNVNLPFITMTGEGPAHLDMNITRAKFEELTADLVEATLGPTRQALADAKLSWNEVNQVILVGGSTRIPAVQEAIKKLSGKEPHKGVNPDEVVALGAAIQGGVLAGEVKDIILVDVTPLSLGIETLGGVFTRIIDRNTTVPTTKSQVFSTAADSQTSVDIHVLQGEREMAAYNKTLGRFQLSGIPPAPRGIPQIEVKFDIDANGIVHVSAKDMATGNEQKVTITASTGLSQEEIEKMKKDAEAHADEDKKRKELIDAKNQADSMVYQTEKTLKDFEGKIPDNEAEPIKKALEELKTAAAGENIELIKEKTEGVTKVLYPIIEKMYQQTGGAAPGPDMGADPGAGSAQADDNVVDAEYTEVDKDQK; encoded by the coding sequence ATGGGTAAAGTGATTGGCATTGACTTAGGAACCACCAACTCTTGTGTGGCAGTTATGGAAGGCGGCGAGGCTGTCGTTATCACCAATGCGGAAGGGAATCGGACGACTCCTTCTGTGGTTGGTTTTTCCAAGACCGGTGAACGCTTGGCCGGTCAAGTGGCTAAACGTCAGGCGGTTTCTAATCCGGATAAAACAGTGCTCTCCATTAAGAGACATATGGGAACAGATTATAAAGTGAACATTGATGATAAAAGCTATTCTCCCCAGGAGATTTCGGCAATGATTCTGCAAAAACTGAGAGCAGACGCTGAAGCTTATCTGGGACAGACGGTCACTGAGGCCGTCATTACCGTACCGGCTTATTTCACCGATGCCCAACGGCAAGCAACTAAAGATGCCGGAACCATTGCTGGTCTGGAAGTTAAGCGGATTATCAATGAGCCTACGGCGGCGGCTTTGGCCTATGGTTTAGACAAACAAGAGGATCAAACCGTTCTGGTCTTTGACTTAGGCGGAGGAACCTTCGACGTATCCCTCCTGGAGCTTTCCCAGGGTATGGTTGAGGTTAAAGCCACCAGCGGGAACAATAAGCTGGGCGGGGACGATTTTGACCAACGCCTGATTGACTATATGGTAGCTGAGTTTAAAAAAGATCAAGGTGTGGATTTGGCTAAAGACCGTGTTGCTCTCCAACGCTTGAAAGAAGCAGCTGAGAAAGCCAAAGTGGAGCTTTCCGGAGTGAGCACCACCAATGTGAACCTGCCCTTTATCACCATGACTGGCGAAGGGCCGGCTCACTTGGATATGAATATTACACGGGCTAAATTTGAGGAATTGACTGCGGATTTGGTTGAGGCTACCCTTGGACCTACCCGTCAGGCTTTAGCCGATGCTAAACTCTCTTGGAACGAAGTGAATCAAGTCATTCTTGTAGGTGGATCGACCCGGATTCCTGCCGTACAGGAAGCTATCAAAAAGCTGAGCGGCAAGGAGCCCCATAAAGGTGTCAATCCGGATGAAGTAGTAGCCCTGGGTGCTGCCATTCAAGGCGGAGTTCTGGCTGGGGAAGTGAAGGATATCATCCTTGTGGACGTTACTCCTCTGTCCTTGGGTATTGAAACCCTGGGTGGTGTCTTTACCCGGATTATCGATCGCAATACCACCGTTCCCACCACGAAGAGTCAGGTTTTCTCTACTGCAGCAGACAGCCAAACTTCTGTGGATATCCACGTCCTCCAAGGAGAGCGTGAAATGGCAGCCTATAACAAAACCTTAGGCCGGTTCCAACTTTCCGGAATCCCCCCCGCTCCCCGTGGTATCCCTCAAATCGAAGTTAAATTCGATATTGATGCCAATGGTATCGTCCATGTTTCCGCTAAGGATATGGCGACAGGTAATGAACAAAAGGTTACCATTACCGCTTCCACAGGCTTAAGCCAGGAAGAAATCGAGAAAATGAAAAAAGATGCTGAAGCTCATGCCGATGAAGATAAAAAGCGCAAAGAATTGATTGACGCCAAGAACCAGGCAGACTCTATGGTCTACCAAACTGAAAAGACCCTGAAGGATTTTGAAGGCAAGATCCCCGACAATGAAGCAGAGCCTATCAAGAAAGCCCTTGAAGAATTAAAGACCGCAGCTGCTGGGGAAAATATCGAGCTGATCAAAGAAAAGACCGAAGGGGTAACCAAGGTCCTCTATCCCATCATCGAGAAGATGTATCAGCAAACCGGCGGAGCAGCACCGGGACCGGACATGGGAGCAGACCCCGGAGCAGGCAGCGCCCAAGCGGATGACAATGTGGTGGATGCCGAATATACTGAAGTAGATAAGGATCAAAAATAA
- the hrcA gene encoding heat-inducible transcriptional repressor HrcA, producing MQMDERKKKILRAIVQDYISTAEPVGSRTIARKFDLGISPATIRNEMSDMEELGLIEQPHTSAGRIPSDAGYRYYVDCLLEKSSIADDVKDVIEKETTKRIAEIQTVIAHSSKLLSELTHLTSIVIGPDKGKSAFNQMHFLPYEPGKAIMVVVKENGVVENQIVEIGENVTAEELQRIANVFNHKMRGHSMEEVKRDMLHEIYSELTRQRFLIDNALELLSAVLSNSPEESSKVYLGGTLNMLNQPEFRDVEKIRNLFQIFEEGAQIIKVLHSQKEGLAVTIGGENKLKELRDCSIITGTYWIDGEPLGTIGLIGPTRMDYGKAMSMVDYMTRTLTELLTVRRRN from the coding sequence ATGCAGATGGACGAGCGAAAAAAGAAGATCCTGCGGGCTATCGTACAGGATTATATCAGTACTGCTGAGCCTGTCGGTTCACGGACCATCGCCCGGAAATTTGATTTAGGCATCTCGCCGGCCACCATTCGTAACGAAATGTCCGATATGGAAGAGTTGGGCCTCATTGAGCAGCCCCATACTTCAGCAGGCCGCATTCCTTCGGATGCGGGTTATCGGTATTATGTGGACTGTCTCCTGGAGAAATCCAGTATTGCCGATGACGTCAAGGATGTTATTGAAAAAGAGACCACGAAAAGAATTGCGGAGATTCAGACAGTCATTGCTCATTCCAGCAAGCTTCTTTCTGAACTTACCCATTTGACCAGTATCGTCATCGGGCCGGACAAGGGAAAGAGCGCCTTTAATCAGATGCACTTTCTGCCGTATGAACCCGGCAAAGCCATCATGGTGGTCGTCAAGGAAAATGGCGTGGTGGAGAATCAGATTGTCGAGATTGGGGAAAATGTAACAGCCGAGGAGCTTCAGAGAATTGCCAACGTATTTAACCATAAGATGCGTGGGCATTCTATGGAAGAAGTGAAACGGGATATGCTTCATGAGATATACAGCGAACTGACTCGTCAACGCTTCCTGATTGACAATGCCCTAGAGCTTCTTTCCGCCGTTCTGAGCAATAGCCCTGAAGAATCCAGTAAAGTCTACCTGGGTGGAACCCTGAATATGTTGAACCAACCTGAATTCCGGGATGTGGAAAAGATCAGAAACCTCTTCCAGATATTCGAAGAGGGAGCCCAGATCATCAAAGTATTGCATTCTCAGAAAGAAGGTTTGGCAGTGACCATCGGTGGGGAAAATAAACTGAAGGAACTTCGGGACTGCAGTATTATTACCGGGACCTATTGGATTGATGGAGAACCTTTGGGAACGATCGGCTTGATTGGACCTACCCGTATGGATTATGGGAAGGCTATGTCCATGGTGGATTACATGACAAGAACGCTCACTGAGCTTCTTACTGTGCGACGAAGGAATTAG
- the grpE gene encoding nucleotide exchange factor GrpE, which produces MVNWGGKTPPSGQTEWENDTMEEILDEAVQEEEMGNEASPEQDISLEEKMLTLQAELDQTKNQAEEYYTHLQRLQAEFDNYRKRTQKEKEDFAKYASERIVEGLLPVLDNFERAVEASKTTQDMKSFSQGVEMILKQMQGILAKEGLATIEAVGQPFDPNLHEAVLQVDSEDYPESTVVEELQKGYYLKEKVIRPSMVKVSR; this is translated from the coding sequence ATGGTGAACTGGGGCGGGAAAACCCCCCCATCGGGTCAGACCGAATGGGAAAACGATACGATGGAAGAGATTCTTGACGAAGCTGTCCAAGAGGAAGAAATGGGGAATGAAGCTTCTCCGGAGCAGGATATTTCTTTAGAAGAAAAAATGCTTACCCTTCAGGCAGAACTTGACCAGACCAAGAACCAAGCAGAGGAGTACTATACTCATCTCCAGCGCTTACAGGCTGAGTTTGACAACTATCGCAAACGGACCCAAAAGGAGAAAGAGGATTTCGCCAAATATGCCTCTGAACGTATTGTAGAAGGGCTATTGCCTGTATTGGACAATTTTGAACGGGCGGTGGAAGCCTCCAAAACCACTCAAGATATGAAGTCCTTTTCCCAAGGAGTAGAGATGATTTTAAAACAAATGCAAGGTATTCTTGCCAAAGAAGGATTGGCCACTATTGAGGCTGTGGGGCAGCCCTTCGATCCCAACCTACATGAAGCCGTCCTCCAAGTGGACTCAGAGGACTACCCGGAGAGCACCGTTGTGGAGGAGCTTCAAAAAGGTTATTATCTTAAAGAAAAAGTAATACGTCCTAGCATGGTCAAAGTATCCCGCTAG
- a CDS encoding class D sortase, which yields MSKKIISIIFIVVGIALLAYPKATEMRSTYLQKKLVSEWQAALAAVDQGERSADPEEEILSLSPAPDQDTEESSPAEELPEEHVALEEKSRQGYIQNTMEGMLKAEKISLELPILKGVTEANLDISVAHLENTGKMGEPGNYAIAGHRSHTYGRQFNRLDEINVGDRLEVTDEKNTYTYKVTQKLYVDSTEIHVLNSNKDIREITLITCHPMINPTHRLIVKGILSE from the coding sequence ATGTCGAAGAAAATTATCTCCATCATTTTCATAGTAGTCGGTATCGCCCTGCTGGCCTATCCCAAGGCGACGGAAATGCGCAGCACCTATTTGCAGAAAAAGCTGGTCAGCGAATGGCAGGCAGCCCTTGCCGCTGTGGATCAAGGAGAACGATCCGCTGACCCTGAGGAAGAGATTCTCTCGCTCTCCCCGGCTCCTGATCAGGATACTGAAGAAAGCAGCCCGGCGGAAGAGTTGCCGGAAGAGCACGTCGCTCTGGAAGAAAAATCCAGACAAGGCTATATACAAAACACGATGGAAGGAATGCTCAAGGCAGAGAAGATCAGCCTTGAGTTACCCATCCTCAAAGGTGTAACCGAAGCGAACCTGGATATATCGGTAGCTCATCTGGAGAATACCGGAAAAATGGGTGAGCCGGGCAACTACGCCATAGCCGGCCATAGAAGCCACACCTACGGCCGGCAATTCAACAGGTTAGATGAAATAAATGTAGGGGACCGGTTGGAAGTTACCGATGAGAAGAACACCTATACCTACAAAGTAACCCAAAAATTATATGTTGACTCTACGGAAATCCACGTGCTTAACAGCAATAAGGATATCAGAGAAATAACCCTCATTACCTGCCACCCCATGATCAACCCAACCCACAGACTGATCGTTAAAGGAATACTAAGCGAGTGA